From the Erpetoichthys calabaricus chromosome 12, fErpCal1.3, whole genome shotgun sequence genome, the window tccaaAATGCTTGAGAGTTTCGAAACTCTCTTCAAATAAATATTGTAGATATTTTTATTTCCACCCACTTTCATTTCCAATGCTACAGtaagaggcagagagagagagaaccggCTACTTAATACAGTCTGATTCCTTTACAGTGGCAGTTAGAAGATACTGTCCTATGTGGTGACTTGTAATCAAGGGCTTTTTCACTCATGTTTACGTGAAACAGAGAGTGGCAAGGCTATAAACAAATTCTCACTGGTGCCTACAGAGTCATTACCTTTTTTGGTCAGGTTATTTTTGTTGAGAATTCCTTTCGTTTTCTTACAGATAATGGGGAGTTTGTTTTCTCTGAAGAGTTTTTCAATTGCTTCTGACAGAAAATCTTGTACTTTCTTCTGAGTAcctgacacaaaaaaaaagtaaaaaatgaagaacaattgttttggtaaaGCAGAAAAGCAGTtattacaataatacaaaaaatgagcAAATCAAAATTTGCCTTATACGTTGCAACGAAATTcacgggaccataaaaatattttgttatattggaAATTTCGTTATAACGAATATGAGGGAAATGTGTATACTGtagtggtggcactgaggctagggatctgcactggcaatcggaaggtttggcggttcgaatcccgtaaatgccaatagggactctgctctgttgggcccttaagcaaggcccttaacctgcgattgctgagcgctttgagtagtgagaaaagcgctatagaaatgcaaagaattagtaTTATACTGTTGTGACTGGGGTCGCTGGTGATTCACCATCTCTAATGACAACAGCACAAGCACAGCTCCGTTGTTCCTCTGCTGCGTAACGTGCTTGTTGcacgatgtttagaacatttaacaccctACCTGGACTCACCTTTCTGTCTCTTGTGCAaccaactctgtgacccaagcttgtcAATAcctgaatacaaaaaaaacaaaaaaacaaaacagtgcttgttaaactgcaaaaaatattttatttgaaaatgagacctatatagaaatacaggtatgaatacggAATAAAAACGAGACACtagatgcaactttttttttcattcaggtcCCAATGTCCAATCTTTAACTTtgtcttgtattttctttttgatcCTTCAAAATTATTGGCGTGATTCTGAAATGCTTTTGCCACGTCATTTCTTTTCATTCCAGAATCAACTCTTTCCAGGATTGTTAACTTTTCTTTCAGCGTAAACTGACgccatttctcacttttttatGTTCATCgcaaaaagaaaactttaagaaGCGCTATTAAACTTGAACAGTGCAGTATCCGCACATGACACAACCACCTACGTGGATGCTCAATGGAGCAATGACTCAGAATTCAGCTCTACCTGAATGATGTCGCGCCTACACTCTCACCGAGGCTGCCTGAGACCaaaaatttcacaacagacttttggtctaacaagaaagagatgGCCTGTTGCAGGCTTTCTGAGACTAGGGGAAGGTATTGGCGCGGCATTAAGTATTGTTTGCATCACATTATTATCtttagtggccatttttggttgaaaaaaaacatttgttataatgaactttacatttcattaaaaaagttaaacatgatgttgtatcAACGTTTGTCTGAtccaacaaaaagtatttgtttttctgaaagtTTCATTGCTTCGGTATTTGCTATAAAGGGATTTAACCTGTATATTGAACTCACATTCAACACTTGGTAGTGTGGTATTATGTGTTAACATACAGTTTATTTAGAAgttttattgttgcttttgttatctttatattattatttttgacttttatgtTATTACTGTCgattttgtttgtcattggctgACTATGCACTGTGCTTCTAAATTCAGTTATGTTCTGTGTTTCTTTGGGGTGGAGCTTCAAGAGGCGGGGCCTCCCTGACATCACCAAGcctgaacccatccatccatccattgtccaacccgctgaatctgaacacagggtcacgggggtctgttggagccaatcccagccaacacagggcaggaaccaatcccgggcagggtgccaacctaacgcaggacacacacaaacacacaatttagaatcgccaatgcacctaacctgcatgtctttggactgtgggaggaaaccggagcgcccggagaaaacccacgcagacacggggagaacatgcaaactccacgcagtgaggacccgggaagcgaacccgggtctcctaactgcgaggcagcagcacaaccactgcgccactgtgccgcccaatcATAAGACAgtctgtgtatttttaaaattagtagCTTTTGTATTATATCATTTTACAAGTTTGGATGATGAAATTTTACTATGCAGAAATGAACCCTTCCACTAACCTGAACTTTTAACGGTGAAGCTTTTCACAGTCCGGGATGGAAGAATTCGTCTTTCATTGGCAGGAGCCACACCACCCTCGCTTGTTTCTTCACCATCAGTGTCACTGTCTGCCCCaatttaaaatacacaattaGAAGATCTGTGAAGGTAAAGAACTATCTAGATGACAGAGGACTGGCACAACTGTGAGCTAAACCTTGAATCAGTTAAAGACTTCTTGTGCCTCCATACTCCACAAAATTACTTAGAAATCTGTGTAGTAAGATCAGTTAGTTGTGAGATTAtcatgttaagtttttttttataaactggtaatataatttttaaaacccaTAAAATGTACTGTGGAAGGCAAAGGTCTATAAAGTGATGATATTTAATACAATTCTAATAATGCTGAATTGCATTGCACtacaaagtccaaattaattGGTTAAAGTTTACTATACCAGAAGATTAGAACTGGAAAAAAAGGTAAATTCATTTGGGATGCTTCCTCCACTAACTGAACTGGATATTTTAAAAGTATGCAGTACTCCAGTAAAATGcagtaaaacaatatttaagaagaagaagacgaagtcTGCATTCTTGTAATTTCCCCTTTTTGTCTAAGCAGTTTCTGGAGAACCTTGTTTTATGCAAAATAAAGAGAGTGGCAGTAGCACGTAAAAAAGACAACATGAGAAGGAGTGAGCGTGACACGGTCCTTCCATTCTCTCACTCAGTTTCTTCTCATATGTTAATCTCACTGggctgtttatttgtgtttgttggAAGCTCCTGATGTGCTGTGTTTTCATACACCATACCTCCCAAACAAAAATCTATGACAGCCTCTGTCACTAAGATGCAGAGCTCTGTGCTAACACTGTGTGTCTCCCTCTGCTCTAGTCTCATGCTCAAGGGAAAATGGGcacctatttcaaaacatttccttACCaaccaattaaattaaacacactgAGACAAACGTATCAGATTACGGCAGACTCTGAGGTCAAGATGTTAAGTGTATTCTTAACGCAGCTTGTGTTTAAGTTTAAGTATTGCTAGGATTCCTCGTAGTCCTGAGCTTCACTGAACTGAATCATATAAAAGACAGAAGAACAGAGTAGAGcgaactgagagagacagcagTCAGATTACGTGTGTGTTCATTTTAGTACCTTGTACCATTATTGCTCCAGTTGCTGCTTCGATCACACTGTCACCTAGGAAATAAACAGACAATGTTTTGGGATtttgcaaagacaaaaaaaatgttttttaaatttataagctCTTTGTAATTTATTTGATGCACAGTCATTCACATTTCCTTACACAGTCTTTTGAATGAAGCTCATCAAACATTACCAGAAGAAAATGATGTCAGATGTAATAAGTTTTATGAGCAATTGGAAAAGTCATGTTTATAATTTCAGAATATTCTGTCTATGAATAAAAATGATTGATTATTGTTtctttatgaaacatttttaaggtttgttttattatttttaaatgtagtaGTGTCACATTTTAGTTTGCACAGCAAAAGTTAAATTGACAAAAATTGCAGTCACAGTTCAGTTATTAGACAATTTGCTTCACATAACTTATTTACTTCTTATGTCttaattattgtatatacagtatgtataaattaCTTATATGTTTTTAGTCTTAACTGACCTTGGTGAAATATGCTGGGGTTTTTGTTGTTCATTAATACTAATAATGGTTATGTTCACTAATTCACTTGCTCTTTCACATTTTGTGTTGATGTTGAAGAACCACAGCTCCTCCAACCTGACCCTGAACACTGGTGTCtgcctctgttatgtgccatttggtatgggatttgtaaaaacagtggtaatgtttgtgacgtGTTATATGTTGGAATGTAAAaacgtaatgcattttattacaaccaATGTCTGTGATgagctatctgttggaatgaaaagcataatgcattttattactgcaaatgtttgtggtacgctttctgttggaatgaaaaatggaatacattttattactacaaatgtttttgatgagccatctgttggaatgaaaaatgtaatgcattttaccgccctttatattaacttcacctgtttttttttctggtacaaatcttgtaatcgatatttaacccacctcctattgtccaaatgacttgaaattttgcacacttacttccgatgacaatacatgaatcaataatcagtttcactaatcgataaattaatccatgttaattaagaaatgaaattttcatatgaagaatagttcaagatttcaccaatagatggcgctaataacggatagaaatattaaaggaagtgttaaaatattaattacaaaattatactaaaacaaacccaagactaagaAGTtgaaagtaatatatatatatatatataaaatacattttaaaaaaccacatttatattaagttaaaaagtgtactaaaaagtaaaagtctctcatacatcactcgtaaaataaaaggtgggtgctttttatcaatcaacattcaaataacacttcttaaaatctttgcaaaagcgcccaccttttattttacgagtgatgtatataagacttattttttactttttagtacactttttaaactaatataagtgtggtttttaaaaagtattttttatatatatattttattactacaaatgtttgtgattagccatctgttgaaatgaaaaatgtaatggattttgttactacaaatgtttgtaatacaccttgtgttggaatgacaaatgcaataaattttattactacatgttaaaacaaaatacattccaatagatgccacactacaaacattaacactgaatacactaaggtctatgttgattatttagatttgaaCCCTTCTTAGCACAGTTAGTGCTTTATAAAAGTACAGGCCAATAGTTCAAATGTGTGGAACATCCTAGAAACATAATGTGTGTACAGTAGGGTGTGTGTCAGTTATGTACAACATTAGAATCAAATGACAGCAGTCAAATTACAAGGACCAATATGAAGATGAATGATATACcgttttcaaacatttctctttttggtttgtttttttttggattttaatacACCCAgctgtgtgtttaaaaaatgctccCTATGAACTTTGTTCTTTTGCTGTTGTCGAATTGGAAATTCAATAGTTTAATACAGGGTAAGCCTAAACAAATATTCTATAAAATGTAAGGCTGGGTGACACTGAATTTGAGTTAGCAATCAGTGCCAAATAGAAATCCTGAGAGTTTACTTCTGTCATGAATGTCATGTACTGTTCAAAGATGATTATTGTGTATCTAGTTGGTGAAAAAGACCTGTGGTGAGATTAGCCCCCTCTACATATAGAACAGTCCTCAGCGTGTTTGTGTGTCTCTTACTGGGCTGGTCAATGATTTCCTGTTGTGGAATATGAGATGTGGATCAAGTCTGCTATTCTGATTTTGATTAACAAACCTGAAGCGCTGGAATCTTCCACAGGTTTAGTGCTGACACTGGGAACCACTGTGACCCGGGGTCTCATTTTATGCTGTAGATTATCTAAGACATTTAGTATCTCTCTTTGCTCATCTTGCATTCCAAAAAACTGTTGCTTAAGATGATCGGTTTCCTCTTGCAGTTTCTTGTTCATTTCAACCATTTCTTGTATCAGTTGTTGAAGTTGATGGGTTCCCTCTTTCTGGTCCTTTTTCATTTCAGCCAGCTGTCTTTTGTTCATCTCCACCATTTCCAGAATCAGTTGCTGAAGCTGATGGGTTCCCTCTTGCTGGTCCTTATTCATTTCAGCCAGCTGTCTTTTGTTCATTTCCACCATTTCCAGAATCAGTTGCTGAAGCTGATGGGTTCCCTCTTGCTGGCTCTTGGTCATTTCATCCAGCAGGCTGCTGTTTCTTTCAGTCTTTACAAGAAACTGTTGCTGAAACTGCTCGTCTCCCTCCTTCTTGTTCTTGGTCATTTCAACCAGTTGCTCGAGATATTTCTCCATTATTGAATTTGCTGTTGCCAAACATAAAAGTCAGAATTAAAGACATGTTTTCAATCTACTGTCCTGACAATCCCTCTCGTTTGTTGAGGGACACATTACTAATTTATCCTTAACCAATCTATATCTGAAAGCGTTTTTCACACTAAGAACatctgctattttttttaattgaaaatgaccaCCTTCTTTTTGTGTCTGTATGAGTTTCGTTTTGTGTCCTTGGTGTTCCATTGGATTAATAAAATCATTCGATAGTAGAAACAGTAGTTGTGGCATCGTCACATCTACAGAGTGAGTGTGCATGCAGTTAACCGGTGTGCGGTCGCGGCAGATGCTGTCGGTACATCCAGAACACAAAATTGAAACGAAAAGGTTTAATGGATAGAACAAACAAGATGAATTTACATTTAGAAAGGATTCATTTTAAACAGAACACTGACTGCGAATAACCATATAGTCAACTTTTGAGTGAAACGGTAAGTACTATGGGCCGAAATAAAAGACTTTGCAATATTTACACTAAAAATAGTACATCTTATTCACAGCACCTTTTCAAAAtccatcatatttattttttttaataccatcatGTATCCATTTCCTAGAACTATGATTTTATTGTAGGGTGCTGGTGCCAGTTCATcttagggcacactcacacacagcacTAACAGCACCTTTCAGGTGATTCTGCCAGTTTTAAGAATGTACAAGAAAATGACCAAAGTCTCTTGAAAATGGTGAGAATTCCACATGGACAGACAGcaagctgggatttgaacccactgcCCTAGAGCATTAGCACTAATCACGTCACCACAGTGCCACACAACAAAATAACGGTAACATGGCGAACTGCAAAAAGAATGCAATAACTCCCCTGAAAGCTGCAGGGCCAGAAGTTGAAGTTAGAAGTCAGGGCAGGTATTTACCTGTCTGTGTACTGCCATGGAATGAGGATGTGATGGCACTGGTAGGGATCAGGAGAAGAAGAAACAAGTCAAAAGGACTAGCAAGACACAAAACCAGGGGGACAAACTAACGTGATTAAACCCTGCAAAAGATCCAAAGAAAAAGCACTTGCAAAAAACATTCTGGATTTGTATCCACAAATATAAATGCAGATACGCATGTGTCACtggattaagagatgacatgcgATGCAATCTCCAAATCCATGTCACTTAATGAGGGCCGACATGGATTCATAAAATGGCAGGGCTATCTAAAAACAGTAAGATGGCGTCGCGGGAAATACAaaagataacaataaaataacaagcacagaagcaaaatgaaaaataaaaaaaacaaaagtgaaaaaaatgagatTCAGAACATCAGAAATAATTAAACGGTTCAGCAAGAAAATTGTATTGAACctagaaaaaaacaattcacacagGGCTGCGATTTTTGTGTCTCCTATTAttaatatgagggacgttcaaaacgtttctgcacttttttataaactctgtttattaagaatttcaaaaacaaatgacatcacttttctgcaTAGTCACCTTCATCTGCGATGCAATTTCCCCAGCGTcgcaccaactttttaatgcccaattactactcctcctgccttcaccgtttccaacgaaaatataaagatgtggaaactttttgaacatccatcatatttatttctttattattagcACTAATATTAgtattactgtaaatattcagTAACTGCTGTAGTAACAGAAGCTTAATTCTGCATGAATGAGTCTCTAAGCTAAGCTAAGCAATGTTCTGTCTAA encodes:
- the LOC114661933 gene encoding uncharacterized protein LOC114661933 isoform X2; translated protein: MMNTNSIMEKYLEQLVEMTKNKKEGDEQFQQQFLVKTERNSSLLDEMTKSQQEGTHQLQQLILEMVEMNKRQLAEMNKDQQEGTHQLQQLILEMVEMNKRQLAEMKKDQKEGTHQLQQLIQEMVEMNKKLQEETDHLKQQFFGMQDEQREILNVLDNLQHKMRPRVTVVPSVSTKPVEDSSASDSDTDGEETSEGGVAPANERRILPSRTVKSFTVKSSGIDKLGSQSWLHKRQKGTQKKVQDFLSEAIEKLFRENKLPIICKKTKGILNKNNLTKKGSRSVWSNGVWLFAVEFEILSGWKNSKNWKKSIYIDMEEVKKNSNGPCGQNNSRRIYLYDFFKQIKFFPASQQVDKLHIRKYQHLFQQ
- the LOC114661933 gene encoding uncharacterized protein LOC114661933 isoform X3, with protein sequence MMNTNSIMEKYLEQLVEMTKNKKEGDEQFQQQFLVKTERNSSLLDEMTKSQQEGTHQLQQLILEMVEMNKRQLAEMNKDQQEGTHQLQQLILEMVEMNKRQLAEMKKDQKEGTHQLQQLIQEMVEMNKKLQEETDHLKQQFFGMQDEQREILNVLDNLQHKMRPRVTVVPSVSTKPVEDSSASGDSVIEAATGAIMVQDSDTDGEETSEGGVAPANERRILPSRTVKSFTVKSSGTQKKVQDFLSEAIEKLFRENKLPIICKKTKGILNKNNLTKKGSRSVWSNGVWLFAVEFEILSGWKNSKNWKKSIYIDMEEVKKNSNGPCGQNNSRRIYLYDFFKQIKFFPASQQVDKLHIRKYQHLFQQ
- the LOC114661933 gene encoding uncharacterized protein LOC114661933 isoform X1, coding for MMNTNSIMEKYLEQLVEMTKNKKEGDEQFQQQFLVKTERNSSLLDEMTKSQQEGTHQLQQLILEMVEMNKRQLAEMNKDQQEGTHQLQQLILEMVEMNKRQLAEMKKDQKEGTHQLQQLIQEMVEMNKKLQEETDHLKQQFFGMQDEQREILNVLDNLQHKMRPRVTVVPSVSTKPVEDSSASGDSVIEAATGAIMVQDSDTDGEETSEGGVAPANERRILPSRTVKSFTVKSSGIDKLGSQSWLHKRQKGTQKKVQDFLSEAIEKLFRENKLPIICKKTKGILNKNNLTKKGSRSVWSNGVWLFAVEFEILSGWKNSKNWKKSIYIDMEEVKKNSNGPCGQNNSRRIYLYDFFKQIKFFPASQQVDKLHIRKYQHLFQQ